In one Pseudomonas tensinigenes genomic region, the following are encoded:
- a CDS encoding sensor histidine kinase, with the protein MSDSGRADALLADLPRDGRGRLKVFLGAAPGVGKTYAMLQAAHTQLRQGVKVIAGVVETHGRAETEALLGGLPQQPLVRSEYRGVMLEEMDLDGLLAAKPKLVLVDELAHSNAPGSRHAKRWQDIQELLAAGIDVFTTVNVQHLESLNDQVRGITGVQVRETLPDWVLQEAYELLLIDLPPRELLERLREGKVYVPEQARAAIDAFFTQTNLTALRELAMQTAAAQVDNDLAQGYRQLGQAAPAVRGRLLVGVDGDAQAERLVRHASRVAQRRHLPWSLVHVDNGAVRDEQSRLRLQSAQQLAERLGGEVVLLRAGEVAKTLVQHAAERRASLVLVGQSRPSWRRRLFGGGLAARLLRQAHGLEINVLDNDHEHPQSRPRNPLTLVWFDYALALVATVLASALAWAVSSVLPLPNISLVFLAAVLLVAVRSSLGPALACAALSFLTYDFLFIPPNFSFSIQREEDVLTLLFFLLMAALTGNLAARQRRQLQALRDTQEETTELLDLSRKLTAATDRQAVVSAAAQHLNGWSDLQLCLLNRDGQGGWKVETGGPLEFTESERAAADWAWQHDQPAGMGTGTLPFGRWWWWPLSVEDGPLALLGVCAKEGQTLSGQRRRLLTALSQPLAQALARAQLADDLEAARLHGETEQLRSALLASVSHDLRTPLTAMRGSIDSLLALGEAIPLEDRRELLEGTRDEAERLDRYIQNLLDMTRLGHGALKLARDWVSPADIVGSSLNRLRAVLAPLQVSTDVPSELPLLFVHAALIEQALVNVMENAARFSPVHGRLQLSAGANDEEIFFSVSDEGPGIPEDERAKIFDMFYTAARGDRGGQGTGLGLAICQGMVGAHGGRISVADGIDGRGTCITLHLPLQTQPGMDDEG; encoded by the coding sequence ATGAGCGACTCCGGCCGCGCCGACGCGCTGTTAGCAGACCTGCCCCGTGACGGCCGTGGCCGGCTCAAGGTTTTTCTCGGCGCCGCCCCCGGTGTCGGCAAGACTTACGCCATGCTTCAGGCTGCGCACACACAGCTGCGCCAAGGCGTGAAAGTTATTGCGGGCGTCGTCGAAACCCACGGCCGCGCTGAAACCGAAGCGCTGCTCGGCGGCCTGCCGCAGCAACCGTTGGTACGCTCGGAATACCGTGGCGTGATGCTCGAAGAAATGGACCTCGACGGCCTGCTCGCGGCCAAGCCGAAGTTGGTGCTGGTCGATGAACTGGCACACAGCAATGCCCCCGGCAGTCGCCACGCGAAACGCTGGCAAGACATTCAGGAACTGCTCGCCGCCGGCATCGACGTGTTCACCACGGTCAACGTCCAGCATCTGGAAAGTCTCAACGATCAGGTGCGCGGCATCACCGGTGTGCAAGTGCGCGAAACCCTGCCGGACTGGGTGCTGCAAGAAGCTTACGAACTGCTGCTGATCGACCTGCCGCCGCGCGAATTGCTCGAGCGCTTGCGTGAAGGCAAGGTCTACGTGCCGGAGCAGGCGCGCGCGGCGATCGATGCGTTTTTCACCCAGACCAACCTCACCGCGTTGCGTGAGCTGGCGATGCAAACCGCCGCGGCGCAGGTCGATAACGATCTCGCCCAAGGCTATCGCCAGCTCGGTCAGGCCGCGCCGGCGGTACGTGGGCGCTTGCTGGTCGGCGTTGATGGTGATGCGCAAGCCGAACGCCTCGTGCGCCATGCCAGTCGCGTCGCCCAGCGCCGGCATCTGCCGTGGAGTCTGGTGCATGTCGATAACGGTGCGGTGCGCGACGAGCAATCACGCCTGCGTCTGCAAAGCGCTCAGCAATTGGCGGAGCGCCTCGGTGGTGAAGTGGTTTTATTGCGCGCCGGTGAAGTCGCGAAAACCTTGGTCCAGCATGCCGCCGAGCGCCGTGCGAGTCTGGTGCTGGTCGGCCAGTCCAGGCCGAGTTGGCGTCGTCGACTGTTCGGTGGTGGCTTGGCGGCGCGTCTCTTGCGTCAAGCCCATGGGCTGGAAATCAACGTCCTCGACAATGATCATGAACACCCGCAGTCACGCCCGCGAAACCCGCTGACACTGGTGTGGTTCGACTATGCGCTGGCGCTGGTCGCCACCGTGTTGGCCAGTGCTCTGGCGTGGGCGGTGTCGAGTGTGTTGCCGCTGCCGAATATCTCGCTGGTGTTTCTCGCGGCCGTGTTGCTGGTGGCGGTGCGCAGCAGTCTCGGCCCGGCGCTGGCTTGTGCGGCGCTGTCGTTTCTGACCTACGATTTTTTGTTCATCCCGCCGAATTTTTCTTTCAGCATTCAGCGCGAAGAAGACGTGCTGACCCTGCTGTTTTTCCTGTTGATGGCGGCACTGACGGGCAACCTCGCGGCGCGTCAGCGTCGGCAATTGCAGGCGTTGCGCGACACCCAGGAAGAAACCACCGAACTGCTCGATCTGTCGCGCAAACTCACCGCCGCGACCGATCGCCAAGCGGTGGTCAGCGCAGCCGCGCAACACCTCAATGGCTGGAGCGATCTGCAACTGTGCCTGCTCAATCGCGACGGCCAGGGCGGCTGGAAAGTCGAGACCGGCGGGCCGTTGGAGTTTACCGAGTCCGAGCGTGCCGCCGCCGACTGGGCCTGGCAGCACGATCAACCGGCGGGCATGGGTACCGGCACGCTGCCGTTCGGGCGCTGGTGGTGGTGGCCGTTATCGGTCGAGGACGGACCGCTGGCGCTGCTCGGTGTCTGCGCCAAAGAAGGCCAGACCTTGAGTGGCCAGCGTCGCCGCTTGCTCACCGCATTGAGTCAGCCGCTCGCCCAAGCGCTGGCGCGCGCGCAATTGGCCGATGATCTGGAAGCTGCGCGCCTGCACGGTGAGACCGAACAATTGCGCAGTGCCTTGCTGGCCTCCGTGTCCCATGACTTGCGCACGCCGCTGACCGCCATGCGCGGTAGCATCGACAGTCTGTTGGCCCTCGGCGAAGCGATCCCGCTGGAGGATCGTCGTGAACTGCTCGAAGGCACCCGCGATGAAGCCGAACGCCTCGATCGCTACATCCAGAATCTGCTCGACATGACCCGCCTCGGCCACGGCGCGCTGAAGCTCGCGCGGGACTGGGTATCGCCGGCAGATATCGTCGGCAGTTCGCTCAATCGTCTGCGCGCGGTGCTCGCGCCGTTGCAGGTCAGCACCGATGTGCCGAGCGAGTTGCCGCTGTTGTTCGTGCATGCCGCGTTGATCGAACAGGCATTGGTCAATGTGATGGAAAACGCCGCGCGCTTTTCACCCGTTCACGGTCGTTTGCAACTCAGCGCGGGAGCGAATGACGAGGAGATTTTCTTCTCGGTCAGTGACGAGGGGCCGGGGATTCCCGAGGACGAGCGGGCGAAGATTTTCGACATGTTCTACACCGCTGCCCGGGGTGATCGCGGCGGCCAGGGCACCGGCCTGGGCCTGGCGATCTGTCAGGGCATGGTCGGTGCGCACGGCGGTCGTATCAGTGTCGCCGACGGCATCGACGGACGCGGCACTTGCATCACCTTGCACTTGCCGTTGCAGACGCAACCGGGGATGGACGATGAAGGCTGA
- the kdpB gene encoding potassium-transporting ATPase subunit KdpB produces the protein MNMHVPAKPAEPTKSAEAPKTAISALWRPALLQAFVKLDPRQLKRSPVMLVVELTAIFTTVLCFIPDADVPTFVAAQIALWLWFTVLFANFAEALAEGRGKARADSLKAGSEGLSARRKQANGSFQVVPAASLRKGDVVRVEAGEMIPGDGEVIEGIAAVNEAAITGESAPVIRESGGDRSAVTGNTRLVSDWLLVQITANPGESTLDRMIALVEGAKRQKTPNEVALDILLIGLTLIFLLVVVTLQPFAHFANGSLPLVFLVALLVTLIPTTIGGLLSAIGIAGMDRLVRLNVIAKSGRAVEAAGDVHVLLLDKTGTITFGNRRCSAVYDAPGVSGRELAEGALFASLADETAEGKSIVEYLRGLHPQPEPALETLTAVPFSAETRLSGVDYQGRVYRKGAVDSLLSFLGQKRSDLAPALSREIDKIAQSGGTPLLVCADGKLLGAIHLKDVVKPGIRERFAELRKLGIRTVMVTGDNPLTAAAIAAEAGVDDVLAEATPEKKLARIRHEQNDGRLVAMCGDGANDAPALAQADVGMAMNDGTQAAREAANMVDLDSDPTKLLDVVQIGKELLVTRGALTTFSIANDVAKYFAILPALFASIYPQLGVLNIMQLTSPQSAILSAIVFNALIIVVLIPLALRGVRVQAASAAALLRRNLLIYGLGGILVPFVGIKAIDMLLTAMHLV, from the coding sequence ATGAATATGCACGTTCCTGCAAAACCTGCAGAGCCGACCAAGTCGGCAGAAGCACCGAAAACCGCGATCTCGGCCCTGTGGCGGCCGGCGCTGCTGCAAGCTTTCGTCAAGCTCGACCCACGGCAACTGAAGCGTTCGCCGGTGATGCTGGTGGTCGAACTGACCGCAATTTTCACCACCGTGCTGTGCTTTATTCCCGATGCCGACGTGCCGACCTTCGTCGCCGCGCAAATCGCCCTGTGGCTGTGGTTCACCGTGCTGTTCGCCAACTTCGCCGAAGCCTTGGCCGAAGGTCGCGGCAAGGCCCGCGCCGACAGCCTCAAGGCTGGCAGTGAAGGCCTCAGCGCACGGCGCAAACAGGCCAATGGCAGCTTTCAAGTGGTGCCAGCCGCTAGCCTGCGCAAAGGCGATGTGGTGCGCGTCGAAGCCGGGGAGATGATCCCCGGTGACGGCGAAGTCATCGAAGGCATCGCAGCGGTCAACGAAGCGGCGATCACCGGTGAATCGGCGCCGGTGATTCGTGAGTCCGGTGGTGACCGTTCCGCTGTTACCGGCAACACGCGGCTGGTGTCCGACTGGCTGCTGGTGCAGATCACCGCCAACCCCGGTGAGTCCACTCTCGATCGCATGATCGCCCTGGTCGAAGGCGCCAAACGCCAGAAGACCCCGAACGAAGTGGCGCTGGATATCCTGCTGATCGGCCTGACCCTGATCTTTCTGCTGGTGGTCGTGACCCTGCAACCGTTCGCCCACTTCGCCAACGGCAGCCTGCCGCTGGTGTTTCTGGTGGCGCTGCTGGTCACGCTGATCCCGACCACCATTGGCGGTTTGCTGTCGGCGATCGGTATTGCCGGGATGGATCGTCTGGTTCGCCTCAACGTGATCGCCAAGTCTGGTCGCGCAGTGGAAGCGGCGGGCGACGTGCATGTGCTGTTGCTGGACAAGACCGGCACCATCACCTTCGGTAACCGTCGTTGCAGTGCGGTGTATGACGCGCCGGGTGTGAGTGGTCGCGAGCTGGCTGAAGGTGCGTTGTTTGCTTCGCTTGCCGATGAAACCGCTGAAGGTAAATCCATCGTCGAATACCTGCGCGGTCTGCATCCGCAGCCTGAGCCGGCGCTGGAAACCCTGACCGCCGTGCCGTTCAGCGCTGAAACCCGCCTGTCCGGTGTCGACTATCAGGGCCGTGTCTACCGCAAAGGCGCGGTGGATTCGCTGCTGAGTTTCCTCGGTCAGAAACGCTCGGACCTGGCCCCGGCACTGTCGCGGGAAATCGACAAGATTGCGCAGAGCGGCGGCACGCCATTGCTGGTCTGCGCCGACGGTAAATTGCTCGGCGCGATTCACCTCAAGGACGTGGTCAAACCGGGGATTCGCGAGCGTTTTGCCGAACTGCGCAAACTCGGCATTCGCACCGTAATGGTCACCGGCGACAACCCGCTGACCGCTGCCGCCATTGCCGCTGAAGCAGGGGTCGATGACGTCCTCGCTGAAGCCACGCCAGAGAAAAAACTCGCACGGATTCGTCATGAGCAGAACGACGGTCGTCTGGTTGCGATGTGCGGTGACGGTGCCAACGATGCCCCGGCGCTGGCCCAGGCTGACGTCGGCATGGCAATGAACGACGGCACCCAGGCTGCCCGCGAAGCGGCGAACATGGTCGACCTCGACAGCGATCCGACCAAGCTGCTCGACGTGGTGCAGATCGGCAAGGAATTGCTGGTGACTCGCGGTGCGCTGACGACGTTTTCCATCGCCAACGACGTGGCCAAATACTTCGCGATTTTGCCGGCGCTGTTCGCTTCGATCTATCCGCAGTTGGGTGTGCTGAACATCATGCAACTGACCAGTCCGCAGAGCGCGATTCTCTCGGCGATTGTCTTCAACGCCTTGATCATCGTCGTGCTGATTCCGCTGGCGCTGCGCGGTGTGCGCGTGCAAGCGGCGAGTGCGGCGGCGTTGTTGCGACGCAATCTGTTGATTTATGGATTGGGCGGGATTCTGGTGCCGTTCGTGGGGATCAAGGCGATCGACATGTTGCTTACGGCGATGCATCTGGTGTGA
- a CDS encoding TetR/AcrR family transcriptional regulator, translating to MRYSQDHKAQTHQRIIKEASARFRKDGIGATGLQPLMKALGLTHGGFYSHFKSKDELVEKALQEAGNQVDGLCAEIFSQDNPLDAFIETYLSEWHQTSPHEGCPLLTISSELGLRGQPSPTSDVVLNARLEQIENSLEGENSADRAIVIMSTLVGALLLSRSVADAGFAQRILDVTRDHLKNRD from the coding sequence ATGCGTTATTCGCAGGACCATAAAGCCCAGACCCATCAGCGCATCATCAAGGAGGCTTCAGCACGCTTTCGCAAGGACGGAATCGGCGCTACCGGTCTGCAACCCCTGATGAAAGCGCTGGGTCTGACCCATGGCGGTTTCTATTCACATTTCAAATCCAAGGACGAGTTGGTTGAGAAGGCCCTGCAAGAGGCCGGCAACCAGGTCGACGGGTTATGTGCCGAGATTTTTTCGCAGGATAATCCGCTTGATGCCTTTATCGAGACGTACCTGTCCGAATGGCATCAAACGTCGCCCCATGAAGGCTGCCCGTTGCTGACCATTTCTTCGGAGCTGGGCCTGCGCGGCCAACCGAGTCCCACCAGTGACGTGGTCCTCAATGCTCGGCTGGAGCAGATCGAGAACAGCCTCGAAGGTGAGAACAGCGCAGACCGCGCCATCGTCATCATGTCGACACTGGTCGGCGCGCTGCTGCTGTCACGCAGCGTCGCGGATGCCGGGTTTGCGCAACGCATTCTCGATGTCACCCGCGATCACCTGAAGAACCGCGACTAA
- the eat gene encoding ethanolamine permease, with amino-acid sequence MNTQLKPTLGTLHLWGIAVGLVISGEYFGWSYGWGVAGTLGFLVTSFMVATMYTCFIFSFTELTTAIPHAGGPFAYSRRAFGEKGGLVAGLATLIEFVFAPPAIALAIGAYLNVQFPALDPKHAAVGAYIVFMGLNILGVKLAATFELIVCVLAVAELLVFMGVVAPAFSFSNFALNGWAGSDVFGAPAIAGMFAAIPFAIWFFLAIEGAAMAAEEAKDPKRTIPKAYISGILTLVLLAMGVMFFAGGVGDWRTLANINDPLPQAMKTVVGDNSGWLHMLVWIGLFGLVASFHGIILGYSRQFFALARAGYLPASLAKLSRFQTPHRAIIVGGIIGIAAIYSDGLINLGGMTLTAAMITMAVFGAIVMYIMSMLSLFKLRKSEPNLERTFRAPCYPLIPLIALVLAVVCLVAMAWFNALIGLIFLGFMAVGFGYFLLTGQLRANAPADAMLTGN; translated from the coding sequence ATGAACACACAACTCAAACCCACACTGGGCACTTTGCACCTGTGGGGCATCGCCGTAGGGCTGGTGATTTCCGGGGAATACTTCGGCTGGAGTTACGGCTGGGGCGTGGCCGGAACACTGGGTTTCCTGGTGACCTCGTTCATGGTCGCGACCATGTACACCTGCTTCATATTCAGCTTCACCGAACTGACCACCGCGATTCCCCATGCGGGTGGGCCGTTTGCCTACAGCCGTCGCGCCTTCGGTGAAAAAGGTGGATTGGTCGCAGGTCTGGCGACGCTGATCGAATTCGTCTTCGCGCCACCGGCCATTGCTCTGGCGATTGGCGCATACCTCAATGTGCAGTTTCCGGCACTCGATCCGAAACACGCAGCCGTCGGCGCCTACATTGTATTTATGGGACTGAACATTCTGGGCGTGAAACTGGCGGCGACGTTCGAGCTGATCGTCTGCGTGCTGGCCGTTGCCGAACTGCTGGTGTTCATGGGCGTCGTTGCGCCTGCGTTCAGCTTCAGCAACTTCGCTCTCAATGGCTGGGCGGGGTCGGATGTGTTTGGCGCACCGGCAATTGCCGGGATGTTCGCGGCCATTCCGTTTGCGATCTGGTTCTTCCTCGCCATTGAAGGCGCGGCGATGGCCGCCGAAGAAGCCAAGGATCCGAAGCGCACGATTCCCAAGGCCTACATCAGCGGCATCCTGACCCTGGTGTTGCTGGCGATGGGCGTGATGTTCTTTGCCGGCGGTGTCGGCGACTGGCGCACCCTGGCCAACATCAACGACCCGTTGCCGCAAGCGATGAAAACCGTGGTCGGCGACAACTCCGGCTGGTTGCACATGCTGGTGTGGATCGGCCTGTTCGGCCTGGTCGCCAGTTTCCACGGGATCATTCTGGGTTACTCGCGTCAGTTCTTTGCCCTCGCCCGCGCTGGTTATCTGCCGGCCTCGCTGGCGAAACTCTCGCGCTTCCAGACGCCGCATCGCGCCATCATTGTCGGCGGCATCATTGGCATCGCGGCGATTTACAGCGACGGTCTGATCAACCTCGGCGGCATGACCCTCACCGCGGCGATGATCACCATGGCCGTGTTCGGCGCCATCGTGATGTACATCATGAGCATGCTCAGCCTGTTCAAACTGCGTAAATCGGAACCCAATCTCGAGCGTACTTTCCGCGCGCCGTGCTATCCGTTGATTCCGCTGATTGCGTTGGTACTGGCGGTGGTGTGTCTGGTGGCGATGGCGTGGTTCAACGCGTTGATCGGCTTGATCTTCCTCGGCTTCATGGCAGTCGGTTTCGGCTATTTCCTGCTGACTGGGCAACTGCGTGCCAACGCACCGGCCGATGCGATGCTGACGGGCAATTGA
- a CDS encoding DUF2897 family protein, whose amino-acid sequence MPWYAWLILVVAIGSIVGGLMMLRDTANKVDLTDEERKRVAQRNAEADAKDAQDR is encoded by the coding sequence ATGCCTTGGTATGCCTGGTTGATTCTGGTCGTTGCAATCGGCTCGATCGTCGGCGGATTGATGATGTTGCGCGATACCGCCAACAAGGTCGATCTGACCGATGAAGAACGCAAGCGCGTTGCCCAACGCAATGCCGAAGCTGATGCCAAAGATGCACAAGACCGTTGA
- the kdpF gene encoding K(+)-transporting ATPase subunit F: protein MSVLDGVSLLLAVGLFIYLLVALLRADRN from the coding sequence ATGAGCGTTCTGGACGGGGTGTCACTGCTATTGGCAGTGGGGCTGTTCATTTATCTGTTGGTTGCGCTGTTGCGCGCGGATCGGAACTAG
- the kdpA gene encoding potassium-transporting ATPase subunit KdpA has translation MHSYDYWLILAFFAVVLLPAPFLGRFYYKVMEGQRTWLTPVLGPVERGCYRIAGVDPEAEQSWQKYTLALLAFNLAGFLLLFAILLFQDHLPLNPQNLPGQEWTQAFNTAVSFMTNTNWQSYSGEATLSYLSQMVGLTVQNFVSAATGLAVLVALCRGIGRKSTKTLGNFWVDMTRATLYGLLPLCLLLALYLVWQGVPQTFAQYVNAVTMQGVDQVIPLGPAASQIAIKQLGTNGGGFFGVNSAHPFENPTAWSNLFEVASIILIPVALVFTFGHYVKDLRQSRAIIACMLALFLIGGATSLWAEYQPNPTLNNAAVEQTAPLEGKEARFGTTATVLWSVTTTAASNGSVNGMHDSLNPLSGMVALVNMMVGEVIFGGVGAGLYGMLLNVLIAVFLAGLMIGRTPEYLGKKLQAREVQLLVVTLLVMPVGVLVLGAIAAAVPSAAATISNPGPHGFSQLLYAYTSASANNGSAFGGLSANTPFHNLMLGLGMLIGRFGYILPVLALAGSLAMKKTAPIGQNSFPTHGPLFVTLLTVTILLVGGLTFLPTLALGPIAEHLSMGF, from the coding sequence ATGCACAGTTATGACTATTGGCTGATCCTCGCGTTTTTTGCGGTGGTTCTGTTGCCGGCGCCGTTCCTCGGGCGCTTCTACTACAAAGTGATGGAAGGTCAGCGCACCTGGCTGACGCCGGTTCTCGGCCCGGTCGAGCGCGGTTGCTACCGCATCGCCGGGGTCGACCCCGAGGCTGAACAGAGCTGGCAGAAATACACGCTGGCACTGCTGGCGTTCAACCTTGCCGGTTTCCTGCTGTTGTTCGCGATTCTGTTGTTTCAGGATCACTTGCCGCTGAACCCGCAAAATCTGCCGGGCCAGGAATGGACCCAGGCGTTCAACACCGCGGTCAGTTTCATGACCAACACCAACTGGCAGTCCTACAGCGGCGAAGCGACCCTCAGCTACCTGAGCCAGATGGTCGGCCTCACCGTGCAGAACTTCGTCAGCGCCGCCACTGGCCTCGCCGTGCTGGTTGCGTTGTGCCGTGGCATCGGCCGCAAATCGACGAAAACCCTCGGCAACTTCTGGGTCGACATGACCCGCGCCACCCTCTACGGCTTGCTGCCATTGTGCTTGCTGTTGGCGCTGTACCTGGTTTGGCAGGGCGTGCCGCAAACCTTCGCGCAGTATGTGAATGCAGTGACCATGCAGGGCGTTGATCAAGTGATCCCGCTCGGCCCGGCCGCCAGCCAGATTGCGATCAAGCAACTGGGCACCAACGGTGGTGGTTTCTTCGGCGTCAACTCGGCGCACCCGTTCGAGAACCCGACCGCGTGGAGCAACTTGTTCGAAGTCGCTTCGATCATTCTGATCCCGGTGGCGCTGGTGTTCACTTTCGGTCACTACGTCAAGGACCTGCGCCAGAGCCGCGCGATCATCGCCTGCATGCTCGCGCTGTTCCTGATCGGCGGCGCGACCTCGCTGTGGGCCGAATATCAGCCGAACCCGACCCTGAACAACGCTGCCGTCGAACAGACTGCGCCGCTGGAAGGCAAGGAAGCACGCTTCGGCACCACCGCCACCGTGCTGTGGTCGGTGACGACAACGGCGGCCTCGAACGGCTCGGTCAACGGCATGCACGACAGCCTCAACCCGCTAAGCGGCATGGTTGCGCTGGTCAACATGATGGTCGGCGAAGTGATCTTCGGCGGCGTCGGGGCGGGGCTCTACGGAATGTTGCTCAACGTGCTGATCGCGGTGTTCCTCGCCGGTCTGATGATCGGGCGTACGCCGGAATACCTCGGCAAGAAACTCCAGGCGCGGGAAGTGCAATTGCTGGTGGTGACCTTGCTGGTCATGCCGGTTGGCGTGCTGGTGCTCGGTGCGATTGCCGCCGCGGTTCCCAGTGCTGCGGCAACCATCAGCAACCCTGGCCCGCACGGTTTCAGCCAGTTGCTTTATGCCTACACCTCGGCGAGCGCCAACAACGGCTCGGCGTTCGGTGGTCTGAGCGCCAACACGCCTTTCCATAACCTGATGCTGGGCCTGGGCATGTTGATCGGCCGCTTCGGTTACATCCTTCCGGTACTGGCCTTGGCCGGCAGCCTGGCGATGAAGAAAACCGCACCGATCGGCCAGAACAGCTTCCCGACCCATGGCCCGCTGTTCGTGACGCTGTTGACCGTGACCATTTTGCTGGTGGGCGGCCTGACCTTTCTGCCGACTCTGGCGCTCGGCCCGATTGCCGAACATTTAAGTATGGGCTTCTAA
- the fabF gene encoding beta-ketoacyl-ACP synthase II — protein sequence MDSRRIVVTGMGLVSPLGSDLEVVWQRLLAGRSGLRNLPEATVADLPTRVGGAVPTLEEDAEAGFDPDRATPPKEQKKMDRFILFAMEAARQALEQAGWHPSESKHQERTATIIGSGVGGFGAIADAVRTTDSRGPRRLSPFTIPSFLVNLAAGHVSIQHGLKGPLGAPVTACAAGVQAIGDAARLIRAGEADIAVCGGAEACIDRVSLAGFAAARALSSGYNDTPERASRPFDSGRDGFVMGEGAGLLVIESLEHALARGATPLAELVGYGTSADAYHLTAGPEDGSGARRAMTLALAQAGITPDQVQHLNAHATSTPVGDLGELAAIKALFGTQYKIAVSSTKSATGHLLGAAGGLEAIFTLLAIRDQVVPPTLNFDNPDPASAGVDVVHGQARPMSIEYALSNGFGFGGVNASVLFKRWQA from the coding sequence ATGGATTCGCGTCGAATAGTCGTCACGGGCATGGGCCTGGTTTCACCCTTGGGCAGCGATCTTGAAGTCGTATGGCAGCGCTTGCTGGCCGGGCGTTCTGGTCTGCGTAACTTGCCTGAGGCAACGGTCGCTGATTTGCCGACACGAGTCGGCGGCGCGGTGCCGACGCTGGAAGAGGACGCTGAAGCAGGATTTGATCCGGATCGCGCCACGCCACCCAAGGAACAGAAGAAGATGGACCGCTTCATTCTGTTCGCCATGGAGGCTGCCCGGCAGGCGCTGGAACAGGCTGGCTGGCATCCGTCAGAGAGCAAACACCAAGAACGTACAGCGACGATCATCGGCTCCGGTGTCGGCGGTTTCGGCGCGATTGCCGACGCTGTTCGCACGACCGACAGCCGCGGTCCTCGGCGATTATCGCCATTTACCATTCCGTCGTTTCTGGTCAATCTCGCGGCAGGCCACGTGTCCATTCAGCATGGCCTCAAAGGTCCTTTGGGCGCACCGGTGACGGCGTGCGCTGCGGGTGTTCAAGCGATCGGCGATGCGGCGCGATTGATCCGCGCCGGCGAAGCGGATATTGCCGTGTGTGGCGGCGCGGAAGCCTGCATAGACCGCGTCAGTCTGGCCGGTTTCGCGGCAGCACGGGCACTCTCGAGCGGTTACAACGACACCCCGGAGCGCGCCTCGCGGCCGTTCGACAGCGGTCGCGACGGTTTCGTGATGGGCGAGGGCGCGGGGCTGCTGGTGATCGAATCCCTGGAGCATGCCTTGGCCCGAGGCGCGACGCCGCTGGCGGAACTGGTCGGTTATGGCACCAGCGCCGACGCCTATCACCTGACGGCCGGGCCTGAAGATGGCAGTGGCGCGCGGCGGGCGATGACGCTGGCATTGGCGCAGGCGGGAATCACGCCGGATCAGGTGCAGCACCTCAATGCTCATGCGACCTCGACCCCGGTGGGCGACCTCGGCGAGTTGGCGGCGATCAAAGCGTTGTTCGGCACGCAGTATAAAATCGCCGTGAGCTCGACCAAGTCAGCCACCGGTCATTTGCTCGGCGCCGCTGGCGGGCTTGAAGCGATCTTCACGCTCTTGGCAATTCGTGATCAGGTGGTACCGCCGACTTTGAATTTCGACAATCCGGATCCGGCAAGCGCAGGGGTGGACGTCGTCCATGGCCAGGCGCGGCCGATGTCGATCGAATATGCACTGTCCAATGGTTTCGGGTTTGGTGGAGTCAATGCCAGCGTGCTGTTCAAGCGCTGGCAGGCTTAG
- the kdpC gene encoding potassium-transporting ATPase subunit KdpC — MSTMIRPALSLLVLMTLVTGVAYPLVVTGVAQVAFPAQANGSLVRDADGKVRGSSLIAQDFVGDAWFHPRPSAGAFATVSSSASNLAPSNPALATRVIDDANKLQVPGQGPVPLALLTTSGSGLDPHLPPAAIAYQLARVSAARNVPVSTLQQLLDAHIEQPLVGPPVVNVLELNMALEKL, encoded by the coding sequence ATGTCCACAATGATACGTCCTGCCCTGAGCCTGCTGGTGCTGATGACCCTGGTCACCGGCGTCGCCTATCCACTGGTGGTAACCGGCGTTGCGCAAGTCGCATTTCCCGCGCAAGCCAATGGCAGCCTGGTGCGAGACGCCGACGGCAAAGTCCGCGGCTCGTCGCTGATTGCTCAGGATTTCGTCGGCGATGCGTGGTTCCATCCACGTCCCTCCGCCGGTGCGTTTGCTACGGTTTCCAGCAGCGCGAGCAATCTGGCGCCGAGCAATCCGGCACTCGCCACGCGGGTGATCGACGACGCCAACAAACTGCAGGTTCCCGGCCAGGGGCCGGTGCCGCTGGCGCTGCTGACCACTTCCGGCAGTGGCCTCGATCCACACTTGCCACCGGCAGCAATTGCCTATCAACTGGCGCGTGTCTCGGCAGCGCGAAATGTGCCGGTGTCGACCTTGCAACAACTGCTCGACGCGCACATCGAGCAGCCGTTGGTGGGGCCGCCGGTGGTGAATGTGCTTGAGTTGAACATGGCACTGGAAAAGCTCTGA